A region from the Vicia villosa cultivar HV-30 ecotype Madison, WI linkage group LG3, Vvil1.0, whole genome shotgun sequence genome encodes:
- the LOC131659002 gene encoding uncharacterized protein LOC131659002, protein MDSRTILFEKASFVEDLCEGLSHGLKIEDVSVISKAPVRIPTKDPIKITADPRVAPLIITKPDPIPYSSNNAIPWNYGADVYIHGVKQESLIDKVVEVTNPDVDNIVGTIPTLVPALNPIADVRGKGPVLEPVPTPAEATIEDSIQKEMDEILKIIRKSDYDVIVQLGHTASKVSMLSLLTCSEAHAKALMRFLKAAHVPQEIFFNQFENCIASMTTDNYLGFSDAKLIPAEKNHNNKALHISIECRGTTLAHVLADSGSSMNVLPKMVLDKLNPEGFMLKPSDVIVKAFDGSKSTIYVEVELPIRVGSQNFDVVFYVMNIHPTYSCLLGRPWIHGANDVTSTLHQKLKYPVKGKIVTVHREEEYVVSYVNESTYVEVDGEFIETPCHKFELVPQVVSAAKHVPTIPKVTRIPPTMASLKDAKAVVEEGGCTIWG, encoded by the exons ATGGACAGTCGTACCATTCTGTTTGAAAAGGCCTCTTTTGTGGAAGATCTGTGTGAAGGTTTGTCCCATGGGTTGAAGATTGAAGACGTGTCTGTGATTTCCAAGGCTCCAGTAAGAATTCCTACCAAGGATCCCATCAAAATTACTGCTGATCCTCGTGTGGCCCCTTTGATTATCACTAAGCCCGATCCAATCCCATACTCCTCCAACAATgctatcccttggaattatggtgctGATGTCTATATTCATGGAGTAAAGCAGGAGTCCTTGATTGATAAGGTGGTTGAAGTTACTAATCCTGATGTCGACAATATTGTGGGGACAA TTCCAACTCTTGTTCCTGCTCTCAATCCAATTGCTGATGTTCGAGGCAAAGGTCCAGTGCTCGAACCTGTCCCTACCCCAGCTGAAGCTACTATTGAAGATTCCATCCagaaggagatggatgagatccTGAAGAttatccgcaagagtgattacgATGTAATTGTACAGTTAGGGCATACTGCCTCTAAAGTCTCCATGCTGTCACTGTTGACTTGTTCTGAGGCCCATGCCAAGGCTTTGATGAGGTTCCTAAAAGCTGCGcacgtgccacaagagatttttTTCAACCAGttcgagaattgtattgcaagCATGACAACAGACAATTatcttgggttttctgatgctaaATTGATCCCCGCCGAAAAGAATCATAATAATAAGGCcctgcatatctccattgaatgtaggGGAACCACTTTGGCCCATGTACTAGCAGATAGTGGATCATCTATGAACGTGCTACCCAAGATGGTGCTGGACAAACTCAACCCCGAAGGGTTTATGCTGAAACCtagtgatgtgatagtaaaagctttcgatggttCAAAGAGTACGATATACGTAGAAGTTGAGCTTCCAATCAGAGTAGGTTCTCAGAATTTTGACGTTGTGTTCTATGTGATGAACATCCATCCTACTTATTCCTGTCTGCTTGGGCGCccatggatacatggggcaaatgatGTGACCTCGACCCTTCACCAAAAGCTGAAATATCCGGTGAAAGGCAAGATTGTCACCGTGCATAGAgaggaagaatatgtggtgagCTATGTAAATGAGTCCACATATGTTGAGGTGGATGGTGAATTCATTGAAACTCCTTGCCATAAATTTGAATTGGTTCCCCAGGTTGTCTCTGCTGCTAAACATGTCCCCACTATTCCCAAAGTCACCAGAATTCCTCCAACGATGGCTTCTCTAAAGGATGCCAAGGCTGTagttgaagaaggtggttgcactatTTGGGGCTAA